A window of the Henckelia pumila isolate YLH828 chromosome 3, ASM3356847v2, whole genome shotgun sequence genome harbors these coding sequences:
- the LOC140887859 gene encoding uncharacterized protein isoform X1: MSENGEVDKISQLPDDALVAIISRLTWREAIATSILSTRWRHLYTYITRLSYSTLHPSERSKDKYFQQLQEKEFSKHMNETYDFFASNKDPLFLEEFKLHIPCLKGGNIKRLLPLVLEKEVESIDIRIIYHNKAMPGYYTFPRKTLINRKGGDLGLFPGLKSLRKLSLRSLHVDDRDVELFVSNCAVLEHLSIVGSYRLEKVSLVGHSKLKCLEISSSRNLVSIEVHDMINLVSLTCYKIQHRYSHPEYSIFLHNVPKLVEFNASDQRHVLGHILPGIASPVLDQLLHINVVSTEISNHCILPPLPVLNNLKHLKLQVNCMDGSRAFLHDFPRYWRCPSLQKLEIKLLWMSFEVYDDGYHALLKDLHETGMSTIKPRSHLKEVTLSGCIGSPVDLSLLFIIIKQAVALETLIVEPCQQTPEIRQRAAALAREYLKQITPVSTNLIIM; this comes from the exons ATGAGTGAGAACGGGGAGGTGGACAAGATCAGCCAGTTGCCAGACGATGCTCTTGTGGCCATAATCTCTCGATTAACATGGCGAGAAGCTATCGCCACCAGCATCCTATCGACTCGTTGGCGCCACCTCTATACTTACATCACTCGGCTCTCCTACTCCACTCTACATCCCTCCGAACGATCAAAAGACAAATATTTTCAACAATTACAGGAAAAGGAATTTTCCAAGCACATGAATGAGACTTATGATTTCTTTGCTTCAAATAAAGACCCTCTGTTTTTGGAAGAATTCAAGTTGCATATACCCTGTCTGAAGGGAGGAAATATTAAGAGGTTGCTTCCATtagtgctggaaaaagaagtAGAAAGCATCGACATACGCATAATTTATCACAACAAAGCTATGCCTGGCTATTACACTTTTCCCCGTAAGACTTTGATTAATAGAAAAGGTGGCGACTTAGGGTTGTTTCCAGGCCTCAAGTCACTCAGAAAATTGTCCCTACGCTCTCTTCATGTAGATGATCGAGATGTCGAGCTTTTCGTTTCGAATTGTGCTGTTCTGGAACACTTGTCCATTGTGGGTTCTTACAGGTTAGAAAAGGTGTCGTTGGTTGGACATTCCAAGTTGAAGTGCTTGGAGATTTCTTCTTCTAGGAATTTGGTGTCGATTGAGGTTCATGACATGATCAACCTTGTTTCTTTGACATGCTATAAAATACAACATAGGTATTCACACCCCGAGTATTCAATTTTCCTCCACAATGTCCCAAAGCTTGTTGAGTTCAATGCTTCCGATCAACGTCACGTACTTGGCCACATCTTACCCGGAATTGCGTCTCCCGTTCTTGATCAACTGCTGCACATTAATGTTGTCTCAACAGAAATCTCT AATCATTGTATATTGCCACCCCTACCGGTATTAAATAATCTAAAGCATCTCAAGCTTCAAGTTAATTGTATGGATGGTAGCAGGGCTTTTCTTCATGATTTTCCTCGGTATTGGCGATGTCCTAGCTTGCAGAAACTTGAGATAAAG CTTCTGTGGATGAGTTTTGAAGTTTATGATGATGGATATCATGCACTTTTAAAAGATTTACATGAAACGGGAATGTCGACGATTAAACCACGTAGCCATCTCAAAGAGGTGACTCTCTCAGGATGCATAGGGTCTCCAGTTGATTTAAGcttattatttattatcatcAAGCAAGCCGTTGCACTAGAAACACTCATTGTCGAACCTTGTCAACAAACTCCGGAAATCCGACAGAGGGCTGCGGCTCTTGCACGAGAGTATCTCAAGCAAATTACACCGGTCTCGACTAATCTAATCATTATGTAG
- the LOC140887859 gene encoding putative F-box/LRR-repeat protein At3g42770 isoform X2, with product MSENGEVDKISQLPDDALVAIISRLTWREAIATSILSTRWRHLYTYITRLSYSTLHPSERSKDKYFQQLQEKEFSKHMNETYDFFASNKDPLFLEEFKLHIPCLKGGNIKRLLPLVLEKEVESIDIRIIYHNKAMPGYYTFPRKTLINRKGGDLGLFPGLKSLRKLSLRSLHVDDRDVELFVSNCAVLEHLSIVGSYRYSHPEYSIFLHNVPKLVEFNASDQRHVLGHILPGIASPVLDQLLHINVVSTEISNHCILPPLPVLNNLKHLKLQVNCMDGSRAFLHDFPRYWRCPSLQKLEIKLLWMSFEVYDDGYHALLKDLHETGMSTIKPRSHLKEVTLSGCIGSPVDLSLLFIIIKQAVALETLIVEPCQQTPEIRQRAAALAREYLKQITPVSTNLIIM from the exons ATGAGTGAGAACGGGGAGGTGGACAAGATCAGCCAGTTGCCAGACGATGCTCTTGTGGCCATAATCTCTCGATTAACATGGCGAGAAGCTATCGCCACCAGCATCCTATCGACTCGTTGGCGCCACCTCTATACTTACATCACTCGGCTCTCCTACTCCACTCTACATCCCTCCGAACGATCAAAAGACAAATATTTTCAACAATTACAGGAAAAGGAATTTTCCAAGCACATGAATGAGACTTATGATTTCTTTGCTTCAAATAAAGACCCTCTGTTTTTGGAAGAATTCAAGTTGCATATACCCTGTCTGAAGGGAGGAAATATTAAGAGGTTGCTTCCATtagtgctggaaaaagaagtAGAAAGCATCGACATACGCATAATTTATCACAACAAAGCTATGCCTGGCTATTACACTTTTCCCCGTAAGACTTTGATTAATAGAAAAGGTGGCGACTTAGGGTTGTTTCCAGGCCTCAAGTCACTCAGAAAATTGTCCCTACGCTCTCTTCATGTAGATGATCGAGATGTCGAGCTTTTCGTTTCGAATTGTGCTGTTCTGGAACACTTGTCCATTGTGGGTTCTTACAG GTATTCACACCCCGAGTATTCAATTTTCCTCCACAATGTCCCAAAGCTTGTTGAGTTCAATGCTTCCGATCAACGTCACGTACTTGGCCACATCTTACCCGGAATTGCGTCTCCCGTTCTTGATCAACTGCTGCACATTAATGTTGTCTCAACAGAAATCTCT AATCATTGTATATTGCCACCCCTACCGGTATTAAATAATCTAAAGCATCTCAAGCTTCAAGTTAATTGTATGGATGGTAGCAGGGCTTTTCTTCATGATTTTCCTCGGTATTGGCGATGTCCTAGCTTGCAGAAACTTGAGATAAAG CTTCTGTGGATGAGTTTTGAAGTTTATGATGATGGATATCATGCACTTTTAAAAGATTTACATGAAACGGGAATGTCGACGATTAAACCACGTAGCCATCTCAAAGAGGTGACTCTCTCAGGATGCATAGGGTCTCCAGTTGATTTAAGcttattatttattatcatcAAGCAAGCCGTTGCACTAGAAACACTCATTGTCGAACCTTGTCAACAAACTCCGGAAATCCGACAGAGGGCTGCGGCTCTTGCACGAGAGTATCTCAAGCAAATTACACCGGTCTCGACTAATCTAATCATTATGTAG